The genomic window CCGAACAGGACGTTTTGGCCCGCATCAAAGCACTGGTCGACCAGGAGCACGAGCTTCGTGCGCAGGCGAGCAAGGGTGAGCTGGATCCCAAGACGGAGCGCCAGCAGCTCGCCGAGCTCGAGGTGATGCTGGACCAGGCGTGGGATCTGCTGCGGCACCGCCGGGCGCGGATCGACCAGGGCGAGTCTCCGGACACCGCGGAACCGAGTTCCCCCGGGCAGGTCGAGGGCTACCTGCAGTAGCCGCCGCCATGCCGAACAACGAGCGCGAATACGACGTCATCGTGATCGGTGGCGGACCGGCGGGCGAGAACGCCGCCGCCTACGCCATCGCCGGAAGCGACCGCACCGCGGTGATCGTGGAACGCGAACTCGTCGGCGGCGAATGTTCCTACTGGGCCTGTATCCCGAGTAAGGCCCTGCTGCGGCCCGGCCATGTGCTGGCGGGCGCGCGGGCCATGGACGGGATCACCGCGACCGGCCTCGATGTCGAGGCCGTGCTGCGCCGCCGCGACTCCTTCGTCGACAACCACGACGACGGCTCGCAGGTGAAATGGGCCGCCGACAACCGCATCGATATCGTTCGCGGCACC from Nocardia iowensis includes these protein-coding regions:
- a CDS encoding DUF2630 family protein, with the translated sequence MTEQDVLARIKALVDQEHELRAQASKGELDPKTERQQLAELEVMLDQAWDLLRHRRARIDQGESPDTAEPSSPGQVEGYLQ